The Rissa tridactyla isolate bRisTri1 chromosome 24, bRisTri1.patW.cur.20221130, whole genome shotgun sequence genome has a window encoding:
- the DAZAP2 gene encoding DAZ-associated protein 2 isoform X3: MNGKGPYPPQPSYPVQSPAVYPQTLPLPQPPPYTDAPPAYSELYRPSFVPLGAATVPTMSAAYPGASVFLPMAQSMAVGPIGSSVPMAYYPVGPVYPPGSTVLVEGGFDAGARFGAGGTPSIPPPPPGCPPNAAQLAVMQGANVVVTQRKGNFFLGGSDGGYTIW, from the exons ATGAACGGCAAAG gaccgTACCCCCCCCAGCCGTCCTACCCCGTCCAGTCCCCCGCCGTCTACCCCCAGACTCTGCCCCTTCCGCAGCCGCCGCCGTACACAGACGCGCCTCCGGCTTATTCCGAG CTTTACCGTCCCAGCTTCGTGCCTCTGGGGGCTGCCACCGTCCCCACGATGTCTGCGGCGTATCCTGGCGCTTCCGTCTTCCTGCCCATGGCCCAGTCCATGGCCGTGGGGCCGATCGGCTCCTCGGTCCCCATGGCATATTACCCTGTGGGACCGGTGTATCCTCCGGGCTCGACAGTCCTTGTCGAAGGTGGCTTTGATGCTGGAGCAAGGTTTGGGGCTGGCGGaacccccagcatccct ccCCCCCCTCCTGGCTGTCCCCCCAACGCCGCCCAGCTGGCCGTGATGCAGGGAGCCAACGTCGTGGTGACGCAACGGAAGGGAAACTTCTTCCTGGGAGGCTCAGATGGCGGCTACACTATCTG GTAG
- the DAZAP2 gene encoding DAZ-associated protein 2 isoform X1 yields the protein MNGKGPYPPQPSYPVQSPAVYPQTLPLPQPPPYTDAPPAYSELYRPSFVPLGAATVPTMSAAYPGASVFLPMAQSMAVGPIGSSVPMAYYPVGPVYPPGSTVLVEGGFDAGARFGAGGTPSIPPPPPGCPPNAAQLAVMQGANVVVTQRKGNFFLGGSDGGYTICF from the exons ATGAACGGCAAAG gaccgTACCCCCCCCAGCCGTCCTACCCCGTCCAGTCCCCCGCCGTCTACCCCCAGACTCTGCCCCTTCCGCAGCCGCCGCCGTACACAGACGCGCCTCCGGCTTATTCCGAG CTTTACCGTCCCAGCTTCGTGCCTCTGGGGGCTGCCACCGTCCCCACGATGTCTGCGGCGTATCCTGGCGCTTCCGTCTTCCTGCCCATGGCCCAGTCCATGGCCGTGGGGCCGATCGGCTCCTCGGTCCCCATGGCATATTACCCTGTGGGACCGGTGTATCCTCCGGGCTCGACAGTCCTTGTCGAAGGTGGCTTTGATGCTGGAGCAAGGTTTGGGGCTGGCGGaacccccagcatccct ccCCCCCCTCCTGGCTGTCCCCCCAACGCCGCCCAGCTGGCCGTGATGCAGGGAGCCAACGTCGTGGTGACGCAACGGAAGGGAAACTTCTTCCTGGGAGGCTCAGATGGCGGCTACACTATCTG tttttga
- the DAZAP2 gene encoding DAZ-associated protein 2 isoform X2 — protein MNGKGPYPPQPSYPVQSPAVYPQTLPLPQPPPYTDAPPAYSELYRPSFVPLGAATVPTMSAAYPGASVFLPMAQSMAVGPIGSSVPMAYYPVGPVYPPGSTVLVEGGFDAGARFGAGGTPSIPPPPPGCPPNAAQLAVMQGANVVVTQRKGNFFLGGSDGGYTIW, from the exons ATGAACGGCAAAG gaccgTACCCCCCCCAGCCGTCCTACCCCGTCCAGTCCCCCGCCGTCTACCCCCAGACTCTGCCCCTTCCGCAGCCGCCGCCGTACACAGACGCGCCTCCGGCTTATTCCGAG CTTTACCGTCCCAGCTTCGTGCCTCTGGGGGCTGCCACCGTCCCCACGATGTCTGCGGCGTATCCTGGCGCTTCCGTCTTCCTGCCCATGGCCCAGTCCATGGCCGTGGGGCCGATCGGCTCCTCGGTCCCCATGGCATATTACCCTGTGGGACCGGTGTATCCTCCGGGCTCGACAGTCCTTGTCGAAGGTGGCTTTGATGCTGGAGCAAGGTTTGGGGCTGGCGGaacccccagcatccct ccCCCCCCTCCTGGCTGTCCCCCCAACGCCGCCCAGCTGGCCGTGATGCAGGGAGCCAACGTCGTGGTGACGCAACGGAAGGGAAACTTCTTCCTGGGAGGCTCAGATGGCGGCTACACTATCTGgtga
- the POU6F1 gene encoding LOW QUALITY PROTEIN: POU domain, class 6, transcription factor 1 (The sequence of the model RefSeq protein was modified relative to this genomic sequence to represent the inferred CDS: inserted 2 bases in 1 codon), with protein MDTEAVQAQEASLTVNEQVIVMSSHETIRVLEVGVDAPLPAEEDRKAVEMPPGEVAQGSPGETGPPGREDVPPSTQSSCSGEPAGKAKPATGASPSTVPSLGTFSHPTSQQPQTLAPLAVQATPQVLTQENLATVVTGVMVPAGTVTQPLLIPISIAGQVAGQQGLAVWTFPTATVAALPGLTAASPTGGIFKPPIANLQAAAVLNTAIQAPVQPAQPLQAAVQPRAPLQPPGVFPTAPGQPPILPQPPAAXPTPPVAKPLETQTQITVQPAGFAFNPGIISAASLGGQTQLLGSLAAAPVIANTISSVQGITGQILTNAQGQVIGTLPWVVNPPGMAASPVPAALPAQNLQVQTVTPQLLLNAQGQVIATLAGSTIPAAAIKKTGTPEPPTKNEVQPIQPAPALSQPAVVMANPAPAAKASSAPVPITCSETPTVSQLVSKPPAPNSSAEEDGINLEEIREFAKNFKIRRLSLGLTQTQVGQALTATEGPAYSQSAICRFEKLDITPKSAQKLKPVLEKWLSEAELRNQEGQQNLMEFVGGEPSKKRKRRTSFTPQAIEALNAYFEKNALPTGQEITEIAKELNYDREVVRVWFCNRRQTLKNTSKLNVFQIP; from the exons ATGGACACCGAGGCCGTGCAGGCCCAGGAGGCTTCGCTGACGGTTAACGAGCAG GTTATTGTCATGTCCAGCCATGAAACCATCCGAGTGCTGGAGGTCGGCGTGGATGCCCCGCTCCCGGCCGAGGAGGACCGGAAAGCCGTGGAGATGCCACCGGGGGAGGTAGCGCAGGGCTCCCCGGGAGAGACGGGGCCCCCGGGCAGAGAGGACGTGCCACCCAGCACCCAGAGCTCCTGCAGCGGGGAGCCGGCTG GCAAAGCCAAACCGGCCACCGGAGCGTCTCCCAGCACCGTCCCCTCCCTCGGCACCTTCAGCCACCCCACGAGCCAGCAGCCGCAGACGTTGGCCCCGCTGGCCGTGCAGGCCACCCCGCAG GTCTTGACTCAGGAAAACTTAGCAACAGTTGTGACAGGAGTAATGGTTCCAGCAGGGACAGTTACTCAACCTCTTCTTATCCCCATCAGTATTGCAGGTCAAGTGGCAGGTCAGCAGGGGCTGGCTGTGTGGACATTTCCTACAGCAACGGTCGCTGCCCTTCCCGGATTGACGGCTGCTTCTCCTACAGGGGGAATTTTCAAACCGCCTATAGCCAATTTGCAAG CCGCCGCCGTGTTGAACACAGCCATCCAAGCGCCGGTGCAGCCTGCCCAGCCGCTGCAGGCTGCCGTCCAGCCCCGggcccccctccagccccccggcGTCTTCCCCACCGCGCCCGGCCAGCCCCCCATCCTGCcacagccccccgcagc ccccacacCGCCCGTGGCCAAGCCCTTAGAGACGCAGACCCAGATCACCGTCCAACCTGCCGGATTTGCCTTTAACCCTGGCATA ATCAGCGCGGCTTCTCTCGGGGGCCAAACCCAGCTCCTGGGCTCCTTGGCGGCCGCCCCCGTGATCGCTAACACCATCTCCAGCGTGCAGGGCATCACGGGCCAGATCCTGACCAACGCCCAGGGCCAG GTGATCGGGACCCTGCCATGGGTGGTGAACCCCCCCGGGATGGCGGCCAGCCCTGTCCCGGCCGCGCTGCCGGCCCAGAACCTGCAAGTACAGACGGTGACACCCCAGCTGCTGCTCAATGCCCAGGGCCAGGTCATCGCCACGCTGGCCGGCAGCACCATCCCGGCGGCCGCCATCAAGAAAACTGGCACCCCTGAGCCCCCCACCAAGAACGAG gtCCAGCCCATCCAGCCGGCCCCGGCGCTCTCCCAGCCCGCCGTGGTGATGGCAAACCCTGCCCCGGCGGCGAAGGCTTCCTCCGCGCCCGTCCCCATCACCTGCTCCGAGACCCCCACCGTCAGCCAGCTGGTCTCCA AGCCCCCGGCTCCCAACAGCAGCGCGGAGGAGGACGGGATTAACCTGGAGGAGATCCGGGAATTCGCCAAGAACTTCAAGATCCGGCGCTTGTCCCTCGGGCTGACGCAGACGCAGGTGGGACAGGCCCTGACGGCCACCGAGGGACCCGCGTACAGCCAGTCGGCCATCTGCAG GTTCGAGAAGCTGGACATCACCCCGAAAAGCGCCCAGAAGCTGAAACCGGTGCTGGAGAAATGGTTGAGCGAAGCCGAGCTGCGAAaccaagaagggcaacaaaaccTGATGGAATTCGTCGGGGGGGAACCTTCCAAAAAAAGGAAGCGCCGCACCTCCTTCACCCCCCAGGCCATCGAAGCTCTCAACGCCTACTTCGAGAAGAACGCCTTGCCCACCGGCCAGGAGATCACCGAAATCGCCAAGGAGCTCAACTACGACCGCGAAGTCGTCCGCGTCTGGTTCTGCAACCGCCGCCAGACCCTCAAAAACACCAGTAAACTCAACGTCTTTCAAATCCCCTAA